In Verrucomicrobiota bacterium, a single genomic region encodes these proteins:
- a CDS encoding type I 3-dehydroquinate dehydratase encodes MSITRRQIQSLQPLLREGASLVVGTLHDKAGLKFLKRTIARDSLLRGIDLLEVRLDALPLTSLPMHWPRPVIATARHPSEGGAGNLSQSSRQALLESALPWASALDIELRSASALAPVIVRAHQQGRTLILSHHDFKATPTLLMLKKLASQAAAHGADLFKVATLLRNRHDLQRLIDLQLSRTEIPVIAMGMGDAGRFSRIVLAGFGTPLCYGWLGSPQVPGQWPAQKLRGIMDEVLPA; translated from the coding sequence GTGAGTATCACGCGCCGTCAAATCCAGAGCCTTCAGCCCCTCCTTCGGGAGGGCGCTTCCCTTGTCGTGGGAACGCTTCACGACAAGGCCGGACTAAAGTTTTTAAAAAGGACGATAGCCCGGGATTCCTTGCTGCGAGGTATCGATTTACTCGAGGTCAGGCTTGATGCGCTGCCCCTGACCTCACTGCCTATGCACTGGCCCCGTCCGGTGATTGCCACGGCGCGCCATCCCAGCGAGGGAGGGGCTGGGAATCTTTCCCAATCAAGCCGTCAGGCCTTGCTGGAGTCTGCACTTCCATGGGCTTCAGCTCTGGATATCGAGCTCCGCTCAGCCAGCGCACTCGCCCCCGTGATAGTCCGTGCTCATCAGCAGGGAAGAACTCTTATCCTGTCCCATCATGATTTTAAGGCCACTCCGACGCTTCTCATGTTAAAAAAACTGGCTTCTCAAGCCGCTGCTCATGGAGCAGATCTTTTCAAGGTCGCGACACTGCTGCGGAACCGCCATGATTTGCAGCGTCTGATCGATCTCCAGTTGAGTCGGACCGAGATACCAGTCATCGCGATGGGGATGGGGGATGCCGGGCGTTTTTCCAGGATCGTACTTGCGGGATTCGGAACTCCGCTTTGTTACGGTTGGCTTGGAAGTCCGCAGGTTCCAGGCCAGTGGCCCGCCCAGAAGCTCCGCGGAATCATGGACGAGGTTCTGCCGGCGTGA
- a CDS encoding DMT family transporter — MSPIALVLPLAAGFGYACGAVAIKRALGAGASASWVNFLCNTFMAVLFQGLWLLPGHPLALGMILPPVVCGVLFFLGQIFTFRAIDTGDVSVATPLLGSKVLLVALFSFFLIGKNLPHAIWLASLMASLGIAMISYSPAGNHARLLEAVAWSLAAAAVFALTDVLVQRWVPLVGYSRFAPLMFGSVGLFSLVYVPRLMSSRASFSGGGTLSFLVAGSSFFTSLPWLLFGALLLAVQALAMYSAIGLFGSATMTNILYGSRCLWSVLLVWVLGAMAGDSLTSQGRVGVMTRRLIGALLLLGAMTLVLE, encoded by the coding sequence GTGAGCCCCATCGCATTGGTCCTCCCTCTGGCGGCAGGCTTTGGCTACGCCTGCGGAGCCGTCGCGATCAAGCGCGCTCTTGGCGCCGGTGCATCCGCCTCTTGGGTTAATTTTCTTTGCAACACATTCATGGCCGTTTTGTTCCAAGGTCTCTGGTTATTGCCGGGTCATCCCCTGGCACTCGGGATGATTTTGCCGCCGGTTGTGTGCGGGGTGTTGTTTTTTTTGGGACAGATCTTCACCTTCAGGGCTATCGACACTGGCGATGTCTCCGTCGCCACGCCGCTCTTGGGATCTAAAGTTCTGCTGGTGGCGCTCTTCTCCTTTTTCCTGATTGGAAAAAATCTTCCGCATGCAATCTGGCTCGCCTCATTAATGGCCAGCCTTGGCATTGCCATGATCTCCTATTCTCCTGCCGGAAATCACGCGAGGCTGCTTGAGGCCGTTGCTTGGTCCCTAGCTGCTGCTGCCGTTTTTGCACTTACCGACGTCTTGGTACAACGATGGGTTCCTTTGGTAGGATACAGCAGGTTTGCCCCGCTCATGTTCGGCTCCGTCGGTCTGTTTTCCTTGGTGTATGTCCCCAGACTGATGAGTTCGAGGGCCAGTTTTAGTGGAGGCGGCACCCTCAGTTTCCTTGTTGCGGGGAGCTCGTTTTTCACGTCTCTTCCCTGGCTTCTTTTCGGCGCCCTGCTGCTGGCGGTTCAGGCTCTCGCCATGTACTCGGCAATCGGCCTTTTCGGAAGCGCCACGATGACGAATATCCTGTATGGATCAAGATGTCTTTGGAGTGTCCTGCTGGTCTGGGTTCTGGGAGCGATGGCCGGTGATTCTTTGACGAGTCAAGGCAGGGTAGGTGTGATGACCCGGCGTCTGATCGGGGCGTTGCTTCTCTT